The following coding sequences are from one Paenibacillus stellifer window:
- a CDS encoding RsmB/NOP family class I SAM-dependent RNA methyltransferase, with amino-acid sequence MTTAGLPGAYTEMIETQLGSETGAFLATYKEPRTQGLRINGLKTRTEQGISAAYRASKIFSLSPVPWCPGGYYYEEPARPGRHPYHAAGLYYIQEPSAMSAAVMLNPQPGETVLDLAAAPGGKTTHIASLMQGQGLLVSNEIHPERARILSENAERLGVPNVLVTSAAPDELVARFPEAFDRIMLDAPCSGEGMFRKDPDAISEWSPEHVEMCAARQWDIIQDAYAMLKPGGIMAYSTCTFNRQENEELIARVTARYPGMQLLETKRLWPHHEKGEGHFVALLRKEAAGSEEAEPSAARKRSGRRENRPGRGSATGAAAAQSALRQFREWAEAELPGFPVQGQPVLFGDSLYLLPPEFGTSFSPDVLNGLRVPRAGLHLAHLKKNRIEPAHALAMALRPDQAGRALNLASDGPEAAAWLRGESLNVPPDLQGWTLVTVDGLPLGWGKASGGQLKNHYPKGLRQP; translated from the coding sequence ATGACAACAGCAGGCCTTCCCGGCGCCTATACAGAGATGATTGAAACCCAACTGGGAAGCGAAACCGGCGCTTTTTTGGCCACCTATAAAGAGCCCCGCACCCAGGGACTGAGAATAAACGGTTTAAAGACCCGCACCGAACAAGGCATCTCGGCTGCATATAGAGCCAGCAAGATTTTCAGCCTCTCTCCCGTGCCCTGGTGTCCCGGCGGTTATTACTATGAAGAACCCGCAAGACCGGGGCGCCATCCGTATCATGCGGCCGGTCTGTACTATATCCAGGAGCCGTCGGCGATGTCCGCCGCCGTAATGCTGAACCCGCAGCCTGGCGAGACGGTACTGGATCTGGCCGCCGCGCCGGGAGGCAAAACCACGCATATCGCCTCTCTCATGCAGGGCCAGGGACTGCTCGTCTCCAATGAAATCCATCCGGAGCGTGCCAGAATTTTGTCGGAGAACGCAGAGCGGCTCGGCGTTCCGAACGTTCTTGTCACGAGCGCCGCTCCGGACGAGCTTGTTGCCCGGTTCCCGGAAGCCTTCGACCGGATTATGCTGGACGCCCCCTGCTCGGGAGAAGGGATGTTCCGCAAGGACCCGGACGCCATCTCCGAATGGTCGCCGGAGCATGTGGAGATGTGCGCCGCGAGACAGTGGGATATTATCCAGGATGCCTATGCCATGCTGAAGCCCGGCGGCATCATGGCCTATTCCACCTGCACCTTCAACCGGCAGGAGAACGAGGAGCTGATCGCCAGAGTGACCGCCCGATATCCCGGAATGCAACTGCTGGAGACGAAGCGTCTGTGGCCGCATCACGAGAAAGGTGAAGGGCATTTTGTCGCGCTTCTCCGGAAGGAAGCAGCAGGCTCCGAAGAGGCGGAGCCTTCCGCTGCACGCAAGCGGTCCGGCAGACGGGAGAACCGTCCCGGCAGAGGTTCCGCCACCGGAGCAGCCGCCGCCCAGTCGGCGCTCCGCCAGTTCCGGGAATGGGCTGAGGCCGAGCTACCCGGCTTCCCGGTTCAGGGACAACCGGTCCTGTTCGGTGACTCTCTCTACCTGCTGCCGCCCGAATTCGGCACTTCCTTCTCGCCGGACGTATTGAATGGCCTGCGTGTTCCGAGGGCCGGTCTGCATCTCGCCCATTTGAAGAAGAACCGGATCGAGCCGGCTCATGCGCTGGCGATGGCGCTCCGACCTGATCAGGCCGGACGCGCCCTGAACCTTGCTTCGGACGGACCCGAAGCTGCCGCATGGCTGCGCGGCGAGAGCCTGAATGTGCCGCCGGACCTGCAGGGCTGGACGCTCGTAACCGTGGACGGCCTGCCACTCGGCTGGGGCAAGGCGAGCGGCGGCCAGCTTAAGAATCATTATCCGAAGGGGCTGCGCCAGCCCTGA
- a CDS encoding GNAT family N-acetyltransferase: MMLRLEEACEENVEEMCLLLDELFAIEQDFAGIRDVEKQRKGLKLILHHPDRGRLLLLKREDRVVGMVNLVFVFSTVEGGSVIQLEDFIVAGDERGKGSGRFFMEQIVEYAKSHGFLRISLLADSGNARALAFYEAAGYQYSNMKCLRLSLS, encoded by the coding sequence ATGATGCTGCGGCTAGAGGAAGCTTGTGAGGAGAATGTGGAGGAGATGTGCCTGCTTCTTGACGAATTATTTGCCATAGAACAGGATTTTGCCGGTATTCGCGATGTTGAGAAGCAGAGAAAGGGATTGAAATTGATTCTGCATCACCCTGACCGGGGCAGGCTGCTGCTCCTTAAGCGGGAGGATCGGGTTGTCGGAATGGTCAATTTGGTGTTTGTCTTCAGCACAGTAGAAGGAGGCTCTGTCATCCAGCTGGAGGATTTTATTGTGGCAGGGGATGAAAGGGGAAAGGGAAGCGGTCGTTTTTTTATGGAACAGATTGTGGAATATGCTAAGTCCCATGGATTTCTGCGCATATCTCTGCTGGCCGACTCCGGCAATGCACGCGCGCTGGCGTTCTACGAGGCTGCAGGCTATCAATACTCGAATATGAAGTGCTTGCGTCTCAGTCTTTCCTAG
- a CDS encoding Cof-type HAD-IIB family hydrolase, whose product MKYKLIALDVDGTLLNDDHLLSEENKETVAEVIRQGARIVLCTGRNPKNVIPIMKELGLSGYVIADNGAVLLQSDDLTVLHQYGLDGRGLDPYIAYCREHGMHFDVNTAFDLYVDNVEYLAKEALYMYERLDLEPASLPAWEEFREPIVKFTVFSTIEQITEAEREWGTWGPAFSIQRSGDFFIDFMHPEASKGNAVKMLAERLDIKREEVLAVGNYYNDISMLTFAGLGVAMDNSPLEVKAAAAVVTGTNNEHGVSAALKKYCLS is encoded by the coding sequence ATGAAATACAAACTGATTGCGCTGGATGTTGACGGAACGCTGTTGAATGACGACCATCTGCTGAGCGAGGAGAATAAAGAGACCGTGGCGGAGGTAATCCGGCAGGGAGCACGGATCGTGCTGTGCACGGGCAGAAACCCGAAGAACGTAATCCCGATCATGAAGGAACTGGGACTTTCCGGTTATGTCATTGCCGACAACGGAGCCGTTCTGCTGCAGAGCGACGATTTGACGGTTCTTCATCAATACGGGCTGGACGGGCGCGGGCTTGACCCTTACATCGCCTATTGCCGGGAACATGGCATGCACTTTGACGTGAACACGGCTTTCGATCTTTACGTGGACAATGTGGAGTATTTGGCGAAGGAAGCGCTGTATATGTATGAACGGCTCGATCTGGAGCCAGCATCTCTGCCGGCCTGGGAGGAATTCCGGGAGCCAATTGTCAAATTCACCGTCTTCTCCACAATCGAGCAGATTACGGAAGCCGAGCGGGAGTGGGGCACATGGGGTCCGGCGTTCAGCATACAGCGCAGCGGGGATTTCTTCATCGATTTCATGCATCCCGAGGCATCCAAGGGCAACGCTGTCAAAATGCTGGCTGAGCGTCTCGACATCAAGCGCGAGGAAGTGCTGGCGGTCGGCAACTACTATAACGATATTTCAATGCTGACGTTCGCCGGTCTGGGCGTGGCGATGGACAATTCCCCGCTCGAGGTCAAGGCTGCTGCCGCCGTCGTCACCGGGACGAACAATGAGCATGGCGTATCGGCTGCGCTGAAGAAGTACTGCCTGTCTTAA
- a CDS encoding pseudouridine synthase codes for MAAKKDKGGNNGTQRLDKVLGNLGYGSRTELRKQAKMGLITVNGEIVKDSGAHVDPYQDVIEIAGERVFYRKHIYLMMNKPPGVLSATEDRRDRTVLDLLDEKDAAFEPFPVGRLDKDTVGLLLLTNDGALAHELLSPRKHVPKTYLATVEGEVGQSDVEAFAHGVELDDGYMTLPAKLTVLSRERRNVVISHISLTITEGKFHQVKRMFQAVGKKVVFLKRISMGDLSLDESLPEGKYRELTEAELKLLGASL; via the coding sequence ATGGCAGCTAAGAAAGACAAGGGCGGCAATAATGGCACACAGAGACTGGACAAGGTGCTGGGAAACCTCGGCTACGGAAGCCGCACCGAGCTTCGCAAACAGGCGAAGATGGGACTGATTACGGTGAACGGCGAGATCGTCAAAGACAGCGGGGCGCATGTCGATCCTTACCAGGATGTGATCGAGATTGCCGGAGAGCGGGTCTTTTACCGCAAGCATATTTATTTGATGATGAACAAGCCGCCCGGCGTCCTGTCAGCGACAGAGGACCGCCGGGACCGGACGGTGCTGGACCTGCTGGACGAAAAAGATGCGGCGTTTGAGCCGTTTCCCGTAGGCCGTCTGGATAAGGATACGGTCGGGCTTTTGCTGCTGACGAATGACGGGGCGCTTGCTCATGAACTGCTGTCTCCACGCAAGCATGTGCCGAAGACCTATCTGGCGACGGTTGAGGGCGAGGTCGGACAGAGCGATGTGGAAGCTTTTGCCCATGGGGTGGAACTGGACGATGGTTATATGACACTTCCGGCCAAGCTGACCGTTCTGAGCCGGGAGCGCCGGAATGTTGTCATTTCGCACATCTCCCTGACGATTACCGAAGGGAAGTTCCATCAGGTCAAGCGGATGTTCCAGGCAGTCGGCAAAAAAGTCGTCTTTTTAAAACGGATATCTATGGGCGATTTGTCTCTGGACGAGAGTCTGCCCGAAGGGAAGTACCGGGAGCTGACGGAGGCGGAGCTGAAGCTGCTGGGCGCTAGCCTATAA
- a CDS encoding xanthine phosphoribosyltransferase, with protein sequence MEILKKRILEEGVVISDQVLKLDGLLNHQVDPELTMEMGREFARLFADQGVTRVVTVESSGIAAAFATAYEMKVPLVFARRKKTLLADPDALCERVPSFTKGIVTDIMISRQFISPDDKILFIDDIIANGDAARGLIKIINRSGAELVGMGVVVEKCFEAGARTIREQGVRLESLVKIKSLAGGRVEFES encoded by the coding sequence ATGGAAATATTGAAGAAACGGATTTTGGAGGAAGGGGTCGTCATCTCCGATCAGGTGCTGAAGCTCGACGGGTTGTTGAATCATCAGGTCGACCCTGAGCTCACGATGGAAATGGGACGGGAGTTCGCGAGACTTTTTGCCGATCAAGGGGTAACCCGGGTAGTAACGGTGGAATCGTCGGGGATTGCAGCCGCTTTTGCCACCGCTTACGAGATGAAAGTGCCGCTCGTATTCGCCCGACGCAAAAAGACGCTGCTGGCCGATCCTGATGCGCTTTGCGAACGGGTGCCTTCCTTCACCAAGGGGATCGTCACGGATATTATGATCAGCCGACAGTTCATTTCGCCGGATGACAAAATCCTGTTCATTGACGATATCATTGCCAACGGCGACGCGGCCCGCGGACTGATCAAGATCATTAACCGTTCAGGCGCTGAGCTGGTAGGTATGGGCGTCGTGGTGGAGAAATGTTTCGAGGCCGGAGCGCGGACAATCCGGGAGCAGGGCGTCCGGCTGGAATCGCTAGTGAAGATCAAATCGCTTGCAGGCGGAAGAGTTGAATTCGAGTCGTAA
- a CDS encoding glycosyltransferase family 4 protein: protein MNLLQALFFPPEQPGGVSSMIPYLQERFHSSRWDMELFWLPKRIRGKGTEEVVFETFDWTPYGDSPVVQKYIQTYRDYLWWTKLRLNKHYDLIHAHHPIAGLAMKKVFPDVPLVQTFHSSYERELILNGKIAENGPEHQFLTSIYRELEHVSDRLMTVSRNFADYMSHYTDNPERIQVIPNGFDEKRFKPVPHENDVPQLVTVTRLVPAKGIDVLFRACAELKQRGLEYVLHIIGDGPSRADLENLARSLGIYNETIFYGYTLHPEEFMPFFDIFVLPSRAEAFGSVFAEAALSCLALVGTEVGGIPEQIEDGVNGLLVQPDDVTALADALEKVITDPSYRYELSRSAWEKAKNQYSLTRIANELKKTYLQIKSEAGK, encoded by the coding sequence ATGAATCTGCTGCAAGCGCTATTCTTCCCGCCGGAACAGCCCGGCGGCGTATCCTCGATGATTCCCTACTTGCAGGAACGCTTTCATTCCAGCCGCTGGGACATGGAGCTGTTCTGGCTGCCCAAACGAATCCGCGGCAAAGGCACGGAGGAAGTCGTGTTTGAAACCTTTGACTGGACCCCGTATGGAGACAGCCCGGTCGTACAAAAATATATCCAGACGTACCGTGATTATTTATGGTGGACGAAGCTGCGCCTGAACAAGCACTATGATTTAATCCACGCGCATCATCCGATCGCCGGCTTGGCGATGAAGAAGGTGTTCCCGGACGTGCCGCTCGTCCAGACCTTCCACTCCAGTTACGAACGCGAGCTGATCCTTAACGGTAAAATCGCCGAGAACGGGCCGGAGCATCAGTTCCTGACTTCCATTTACAGAGAATTGGAGCATGTCAGCGACCGCCTGATGACGGTATCCCGCAATTTTGCAGATTATATGTCTCATTATACGGATAACCCTGAGCGCATCCAAGTCATCCCGAACGGATTCGACGAGAAGCGCTTCAAGCCGGTCCCCCACGAGAACGATGTTCCACAGCTGGTGACCGTTACACGGCTTGTTCCCGCTAAGGGGATTGACGTGCTGTTCCGGGCATGCGCTGAACTGAAGCAGCGGGGACTTGAATATGTGCTGCATATTATCGGAGACGGACCGTCCCGTGCGGATCTTGAGAATCTGGCCAGATCGCTCGGCATATACAATGAAACGATCTTCTACGGGTATACGCTGCATCCCGAGGAATTTATGCCCTTCTTCGATATTTTTGTACTTCCATCCCGGGCGGAGGCCTTTGGCTCCGTCTTCGCGGAGGCGGCGCTAAGCTGCCTGGCACTGGTCGGAACCGAGGTCGGAGGCATACCCGAGCAGATCGAGGATGGTGTGAACGGCCTCCTGGTCCAGCCCGATGATGTCACGGCTCTGGCCGATGCGCTGGAGAAGGTCATCACCGATCCTTCCTACCGTTATGAGCTGTCCCGGTCGGCCTGGGAGAAGGCGAAGAACCAATACTCGCTTACCCGGATCGCCAACGAGCTCAAGAAGACATATCTCCAGATAAAGTCGGAGGCAGGCAAGTAG
- the hisC gene encoding histidinol-phosphate transaminase, giving the protein MNKYWSETIKGIIPYVPGEQPRTGRLVKLNTNENPYPPSEAVLEAMKSAVTERLKLYPDPNCTLLRQAAASYYGTSPEMVFAGNGSDEILAFCYKAFFDPGDWLLIPDITYNFYEVYADLFGISYQTIPLTPEFEVSVQAFAEPCDGIILANPNAPTGKALPLIEIEALAKNHPEAVVIVDEAYVDFGGESAIPLLPFYDNLLVIRTFSKSRSLAGLRIGLAFGHPDLIEALIRVRDCVNCFTVDWIAQAGAIASLRDETTFRSNLASIVNTRSKATSLLRAAGFEVIASSTNFLMASYPGLPAKGLYEALRSRNIFVRFFPKPRIDQYLRITVGTDEDMSILLDALTDLT; this is encoded by the coding sequence ATGAACAAATACTGGAGCGAGACGATCAAGGGCATTATCCCTTATGTTCCGGGAGAGCAGCCGCGCACGGGCAGGTTGGTGAAGCTGAATACGAACGAGAACCCGTATCCTCCTTCCGAAGCTGTTCTGGAAGCCATGAAGTCCGCCGTTACCGAAAGGCTGAAATTGTATCCCGATCCGAACTGCACGCTTCTTCGGCAGGCGGCGGCAAGTTATTATGGCACATCACCGGAAATGGTTTTTGCAGGCAATGGCTCGGATGAAATCCTCGCCTTCTGTTATAAAGCGTTCTTCGATCCCGGCGATTGGCTGCTAATTCCCGATATTACGTACAATTTCTACGAGGTGTATGCGGATCTCTTCGGAATCAGCTACCAGACAATTCCACTGACACCGGAGTTTGAGGTTTCGGTTCAGGCTTTTGCTGAGCCATGCGATGGCATTATTCTGGCAAATCCGAATGCACCGACAGGCAAAGCGCTGCCCCTCATAGAGATTGAAGCTCTGGCCAAGAACCATCCGGAGGCAGTTGTCATTGTGGATGAAGCCTACGTCGATTTCGGCGGCGAGTCCGCGATCCCGCTGCTCCCGTTCTACGATAACCTCCTTGTCATTCGCACATTTTCCAAATCCCGCTCATTGGCCGGTTTGCGCATCGGGCTTGCCTTTGGCCATCCTGATTTGATCGAAGCACTGATCCGGGTCAGAGACTGTGTGAATTGCTTCACCGTCGACTGGATCGCACAGGCGGGAGCCATCGCGTCGCTACGGGATGAGACGACCTTCCGGAGCAATCTTGCATCCATCGTGAACACCCGAAGCAAGGCAACCTCCCTGCTGCGCGCTGCCGGCTTTGAGGTCATTGCTTCCAGCACGAACTTTCTGATGGCCTCCTATCCGGGCCTGCCCGCAAAAGGATTATACGAAGCGCTGCGGAGCCGCAACATTTTTGTCCGCTTTTTTCCAAAGCCGCGCATTGATCAATACCTGCGTATTACGGTCGGAACAGACGAAGACATGAGCATCCTGCTTGATGCCTTGACTGACCTGACGTAG
- a CDS encoding RsmB/NOP family class I SAM-dependent RNA methyltransferase produces MAAQLPRSFTERMKELLGPEYEDFAETYNEAPHTGIRVNTLKISATVLPGLLPFPVEPIPWCGTGFYTEEGARPGKHPYYHAGLYYIQEPSAMSPVELLGVTPGDHVLDLCAAPGGKSTQIAAKLQGKGLLVSNDLNAERTKALAKNLELAGVRNAIVLNESPERIAAAFRHGFDRILIDAPCSGEGMFRKDEDMVRQWNEQSPRKYADMQREILAAAALALKPGGTIVYSTCTFSPEENEGGIFEFLSAHREFEVVPVGGTGSFSPGFDPVPGAARLWPHKVKGEGHFIAVLKHGGTAEGANAVASASAADGESAASRRGRALASAPPRSGGGRGRDTGGSGPARRDKTPAGRGAAGRSSSGHGDARRSGAAAGGDGLAAYGAFLRDQLAREPEGFPVWFGEHLYLSPLPGEALNGLKTVRPGWYMGQNRSGRFVPGHPLATALTPEECLRSLQLDGDGPEAVSYLKGETLSVPAERLNVAPGASPKGYVLVCVDGYSLGWGKWQDGMLKNEYPAGWRWT; encoded by the coding sequence ATGGCGGCACAACTTCCCCGCTCCTTCACCGAACGGATGAAGGAACTGCTGGGACCGGAATACGAAGATTTCGCGGAGACTTACAACGAGGCTCCCCATACAGGTATCCGGGTTAATACTTTGAAAATATCGGCTACAGTCCTGCCAGGGCTGCTGCCGTTTCCGGTGGAGCCCATTCCCTGGTGCGGGACAGGCTTCTATACGGAGGAAGGAGCCAGACCCGGCAAGCATCCGTATTACCATGCCGGGCTGTACTATATTCAAGAGCCCAGCGCCATGTCTCCGGTCGAACTGCTCGGCGTCACCCCCGGCGACCATGTACTCGATCTATGCGCCGCGCCGGGAGGCAAGTCGACGCAAATAGCGGCCAAGCTGCAGGGCAAGGGCCTTCTGGTCAGCAATGATCTGAATGCGGAGCGCACGAAGGCTTTGGCCAAAAATCTGGAGCTTGCCGGAGTGCGGAACGCGATTGTGCTCAATGAAAGCCCCGAGCGGATTGCGGCGGCTTTCCGACACGGATTTGACCGCATTCTGATCGATGCTCCTTGTTCGGGTGAAGGCATGTTCCGCAAGGACGAGGACATGGTGCGCCAGTGGAACGAGCAGTCTCCGCGCAAATATGCGGACATGCAGCGGGAGATTCTGGCTGCTGCAGCTCTCGCGCTGAAGCCAGGTGGAACGATTGTCTATTCCACCTGCACCTTCTCGCCGGAGGAGAATGAAGGCGGGATATTCGAATTCCTGTCGGCCCATCGGGAGTTTGAGGTCGTTCCCGTGGGCGGAACCGGATCTTTCTCGCCCGGATTTGATCCTGTCCCGGGCGCGGCCCGGCTGTGGCCCCATAAAGTGAAGGGCGAGGGCCACTTTATCGCCGTGCTGAAGCATGGCGGCACGGCGGAAGGCGCGAACGCCGTCGCCTCAGCTAGCGCGGCGGACGGGGAGAGCGCGGCCAGCCGGCGCGGCCGCGCATTGGCGTCTGCGCCGCCCCGCTCGGGCGGCGGACGCGGTAGGGACACCGGCGGCTCCGGCCCGGCCCGCCGGGACAAGACTCCGGCAGGGCGCGGCGCTGCCGGCCGGTCCTCCTCCGGGCACGGGGATGCCCGGAGAAGCGGAGCTGCGGCAGGCGGAGACGGCCTGGCCGCCTATGGCGCTTTTCTCCGGGACCAGCTCGCCCGGGAGCCGGAGGGCTTCCCCGTCTGGTTCGGGGAGCATCTGTATCTGTCCCCGCTGCCGGGGGAGGCGCTGAACGGACTCAAGACCGTTCGTCCCGGCTGGTATATGGGACAGAACCGGTCGGGCCGTTTTGTGCCGGGTCATCCGCTGGCAACAGCGCTGACTCCGGAGGAATGCCTGCGAAGTCTGCAGCTGGATGGGGACGGACCCGAAGCGGTCTCGTATCTGAAGGGTGAGACGCTGTCGGTCCCGGCAGAACGGCTGAATGTGGCGCCAGGAGCTTCGCCCAAAGGCTATGTGCTTGTCTGTGTCGACGGATACAGCCTTGGCTGGGGCAAATGGCAGGACGGGATGCTCAAGAACGAATATCCCGCAGGATGGAGGTGGACATAG
- a CDS encoding YkvI family membrane protein, whose protein sequence is MRQTLRTLQIAFTYIGTIVGAGFATGQEILQFFTQYGRWAVLTILLSMGFFIWLGTKMMILARRIGAESYEDFNRHLFGRNTGSVISLFTLVILIGVNSIMLAGAGAIFQEHLGLHYQTGLILTVIGSYLLLKRGISGILQMNSIVVPLMMTLSLLIIFNTVGHPGAHRFMTLVTERSPVVAWMSPFLYTAFNLGMAQAVLVPMARQSDSERPLIWGGIIGGLGIGFMLMAAHYAMSAHMPGILQFEIPMGSIAFGLGPLVSLVYLLLIFLEIFSTFVADIYGVTLQLEQRTRFSRSAITPVVMLLCYIFSQFGFSSLLSLFYPMFGALSLVWAIKLILTPSQPPGASDGPEEAASHSTSSVKDVVPGPARK, encoded by the coding sequence ATGAGACAAACGCTGCGAACGCTGCAAATTGCTTTTACCTATATAGGCACCATCGTCGGGGCCGGATTCGCCACCGGCCAGGAAATTCTTCAATTCTTCACCCAATACGGGCGATGGGCCGTGCTGACGATTCTGCTCTCGATGGGATTCTTCATATGGCTGGGCACGAAAATGATGATTCTCGCCCGCCGGATCGGGGCCGAGTCGTATGAAGACTTCAACCGGCATCTGTTCGGCCGGAATACCGGCTCCGTCATCAGTCTGTTCACACTCGTCATTCTGATTGGAGTGAACAGCATCATGCTGGCTGGAGCGGGAGCAATTTTTCAGGAGCATTTGGGACTGCACTATCAGACCGGTCTCATTCTGACTGTCATTGGATCATACTTGCTGCTCAAACGCGGCATATCCGGCATTTTGCAAATGAACAGTATTGTTGTTCCGCTTATGATGACGCTGTCGCTTCTCATTATCTTCAATACAGTGGGGCATCCCGGCGCACACCGCTTCATGACCCTCGTAACCGAACGGAGTCCTGTCGTCGCTTGGATGTCGCCCTTTCTCTATACAGCATTCAACCTCGGCATGGCACAGGCTGTGCTTGTCCCAATGGCGCGCCAATCGGATAGCGAGCGCCCGCTCATATGGGGAGGCATTATCGGAGGTCTCGGCATCGGCTTCATGCTGATGGCTGCGCATTATGCGATGAGCGCACATATGCCGGGCATCCTGCAGTTTGAAATCCCGATGGGCAGCATCGCCTTCGGACTCGGTCCTCTGGTGAGCCTGGTGTATCTGCTGCTGATCTTCCTGGAAATATTCAGCACCTTTGTCGCCGATATTTACGGCGTCACACTGCAGCTTGAGCAGCGCACCCGTTTTTCCCGTTCGGCCATCACACCCGTTGTCATGCTGCTCTGCTACATCTTCAGCCAATTCGGCTTCAGTTCGCTGCTTTCGCTGTTTTACCCCATGTTCGGAGCGCTCTCGCTGGTTTGGGCCATCAAGCTGATCCTTACCCCTTCGCAGCCACCTGGCGCTTCAGACGGACCGGAGGAGGCAGCCTCCCACTCTACCTCTTCCGTTAAAGACGTTGTGCCAGGTCCAGCCCGGAAATAA